Genomic segment of uncultured Desulfobacter sp.:
TTGGCAAGCGAACGGTAATAAATACCCTGGCCACCATGGCCGCACTGACTGACAAAGAGCTTGCCGAAAGGGTCTGGCTGGCGATATCAGATAATAAAAAACCCGAGCGGGCCGTGTTTGATAAAAAAGTGGATCAAAAAAGCAGCTGGGGATATGAGGAGCTTAAAGCGTTGATCAGCTATGCCGACCGGGAAGGGATTGATCCCGTTACTGTTAAAGGGTCCTACGCCGGTGCCATGGGTATCCCTCAATTCATGCCATCCAACGCTTTGATGCTGGCCCGGGACGGAAATCAGGATGGGAAGGTAGATTTATTTGACCATGATGACGCCATTTTTTCGGTGGCCAGCTATTTAAAGCACCACGGCTGGAAATCGGGATTAAGTCGTCAGCGTCAGCACGAAGTCCTGTTTCAGTACAACCATTCCAACTATTATGTTGATGCATTGCTCAAGATTTCAGATAAATTGAAATAAGGGCAACAGTGTTACCTGTAACAAAAACGAAAGACCAATATCCGTTGGTTTATTAAAAATCGGAAAATTAAATGACCCCCAAAGAACTTGTTTTATATGTACTTCTCATTGTCGGCATATCCTTTGCCCTGACCATGCTTGCATTGGTCGATCTGCTTAAGAAAGATTTTTCAACGCCCAAAGAAAAATTTGTGTGGCACCTTGTGGCCATTGTTCCGGTCATCGGCTGGCTGTTCTATTTTGCCCTGGGCGCCAAAAAGGGTACCCGTAAAAATTTTGATGCAAAGTAAAATCAGAAGGGAAAAAGTTTTAAACGTATGGATATTCCGTTACCCCCTGGCGTTTTAAGCTTAATTCTTATTGACTTTTGAGCCCAAGCAGTATAATTATTCACTTCTAAAGTGAAATACGGTCCCATCGTCTAGCGGTCAGGACGCTGGCCTCTCACGCCGGAAACCCGGGTTCGATTCCCGGTGGGATCACCACTAATATAAAGGCTTTCAGAGTTTTCTGAGAGCTTTTTTTATTGGCGGATACAAAATCCGGATACAAAAAAACTTTCCCACTATCTTACTAAGCTCTTTTTGTTTTGAATGGAATCACTGTTCCTGGACCACTCAAACCTTTTTCAAGCGCATCCCTGGTTGCCTCAAGCCCAAGGGATTTCAAGTATCTATTTGTTGTTGTCGGACTTTTATGTCTTAAAATGGACTGAATCACGGAAACATCATATCCTTTATGATATAGAATGCTCGCTGTCAGGTGTCTGATGGCATGAAAACCGAAAACTTTAACACCGGCCCTTTTACAAAGTTTTTTCATAAAATGTTGCCGGTTTGTATATGGTTTTCCAAAATATGCCTCACAAAAATTTTCTTTATTCAAGCAGATAAAGACGTATGGTGATTCCTTGACAGGTCTTTGCAGCCACCATTCCGATAGGACCATTCTTAGTTCAGAGGTCATAGGCAGCCAATCAAACTCTTTGGTCCCACCTTTTCTCTTGCTCGTCCAGATCCGAATCAGACTATTTTCAAAATCAATATCCTCCCATGTCAGATTAAACACTTCTTTTCTCCGAGCGGCCAGGTGGAGAAAGGTCAGTAACATCACTTGGTCTTGCCCTTTTGTTTCACTATATATTTTCCAGAAATCCCTTTCTGGTGGTACATACCTGGGAGAACGCTTTTCGGGGAATTTATCAACCGCTTTAAACGGATTTTGGGTCTCCAGGGGAAAACCGCTGATATATTTTCGACCCCATTCCCAACCGGCTGCAAGATTTTTCCTGTCCTTATTTGCGGCATTCCCGGACCGATTGTTTGCCTGTTCCATTAGATATTTCATCGCCACACCCGGCGTTATACTATCTGGGCTTAAATCAGCATCCATTCCTTTAAAAAGTCCGGCAAAAGCACCTTTCTTTTCTTTGTATGTTTTTAATGAAAAATTGCTTTGGGAATAATCCAAATATTCTCCAGCCCAATCAAGCAGTGTCAAGCAATCCGTGACGATCTGTTCGGTTTCTAACTTCTCTTTTTCCTCCTTTTCCCATAAAACTGCTTCCCGAAAGACTTCCTTTGAATTGTCTGGGAACAATTTGTCCTTTCTTTGGCCGTTGACCATCACTGTGGCCCGCCACCTCTTCTTTCCTCTTTTCGTTATTAAACTGGGCATCAATCTTTCTCCTGATTAATTTTTCGAAAAATCTGTATTTACCGGGAGAAACTTCGATACCACCCCACCTGTTTGAATACTTAATCACAGTTCGCCGGTCAACCCCGAGGAATGTTGCAAGTTCATCCGGTTTAATCGCTCGACCATAATTTTGCTCAAGTGTGGAGTGGCTCATTAGTTTACGATCCTATCGATTATTTTCTCTTTTTTGACAAATGGCCTTTTGCATAATCCGAATAGCAACAATGCAAATAGGTGTTGAAATCAATTTTGCCTGTCATGTATTCATGCTCAAGTTTCGTGATGCTGCTTTTGCCGTTTTTCTTTACCAGCAGGTAAAGGTGGTTTTTCAATTCTTGAGGGTTCATTTATTCATTCGTTATCAAGTTGTTGCCGGGCATCTGATTGAATTAATCAGGATGATTATTAAAAAATGCCCAGGGTAGGCCACATAATAAAAGTATTTTTGGATCATTCTTGGTAAAGGTATGGTGGCCCTGGAGTACATGAGGAACACAGCAGCCGGGCCGAACAAAACATAAGCGGCTCCGGATAAATAATAGACCAGGAGATAGAAGGCCGTCATAGCGCCCAGGAGATACACCGGTCGATGATGCAAAAAATAAATGGCAAAGACTATGAAAATATAGATTGATACCACGTTGGACAGGACAAGGAGCAGGGTCAAATAAAACGCCTGACAGCCGTATCGTTCATGCAGGACAAGTATGATCAGGCCAAAAAGCAGGGTATAAAGATCATTGAGTCTATGCAGGTCCGGGAACAAAATATTAAACAGGGGCTGGGTAACACCGGCGCAAGTCACCAGGCAGATGATATAAAGCTGGAGATCCTTGGTGTATTTAAGGCCCTGGGTAATGAAAAAGGCAAACAAAGGGAAAGACAACGCGCCCAGGGACCGCATGATAAATTCATGTTCCGGGAAAAAGAATATGGCCGAATGGTCAATCACCATTGTGATGAATGCAACAAGTTTAATCATTTTGATGATCCCAAACTTAAGGTGTATGAAATCAGTCTGAAGACACAAAAAGAAAAGGCAATTGTCACAATGGGCAATCCGACATAGGTGACGATGTCACTGATAAAAAGGGCAAGGTCAAAGCCTTCGGGTAAAGTGATCATGTTAAAGCCTCAAGGATAAGCCCAGGGCCAGGGCGTTACATGAAAGGGCACCGATGATTAACGAGATACTTTTTGATGTCAGATCCGAGGTGTCTGTAATTTCAATATAGTCGACTTGCCCAGGATCAGAATCGAGATCCGTCACCGAGATTGATGTTCGTTGGTAATATGCTTTGGTCAAAATATTGATTTGAGAAAAATCGGATGTATTAAAAAGGTAGTCATCGACAACAAAGAACGCGTTTGCCTGATCCACCCGGTAAAGATCAATCTGGCCGGTCTTTGTGACCGCTGCATATGATTGGGTATTTGAAAGCAATATTAAAAGAAACAAGACGCCGATGGAATTGAAACGGGATGATCCAATCTGAAGGGCTGATACGATGGCCCGGATAATGACGCCCAGGAGCAAGGAAATAACAACAAGGCCAAAACCATTTCCAAACGCTTCTAAATCTATCATTGTTTATCTCCTGTCTTTCTTCATAAATTTAATCAAAAATATTGGCTTATTTTTCGTCTCTGATACCGTTCAGGCTCATTTGATATTCTTCTTTCATTAAAGGTTCACGCCAGGTGCCTTTGCTCATCTGCCAGCGGTTAAACGCTTTTTTGGCTTCGATCTCCCTTTCGGTCATGCCGATATTGAAAAGTTCCATAATTTTTACAAACGCGAAAACAATGAACATCAAGGAGAGCATGGCAAGGAGGACCACAGAAATATCGTTTGCGATAAAGCTTGCAAGATTCGCTTTGAACTGTGTGAACATTAAACTGATTAAGTCGGTTTCCATAACGCTCCTTTAGGGTAGGGGAAGGGGAACAACGCCCCCATCCCCTGGGGAAAAATTAACCTCTGCTCATGGTGCGCCGGATGTACTTGTAGGCGAGGAAGGCCAGGTTAATGGTGACAAAGGTGGTCAGGACGGTGAGCACCTGACCGTTGATGGTTGAGATGTCGAACGCGGTCCAAAGGTCTGCAACACTGGGTGTGGCAAAGGACAGGCCGAACATGCCGAAAAATGCAGAAAAAATAGCTGCGGTGAACATCTGGGAACGGGTGATAAGATTCTTCATGATAAAACTCCTTTTAAAAAAAAATTAACGAAAGACTTTAACAAGCAACCCCAGCCCCACAACGATTATCAGAATGGTGATAATGCCCGCTGCAGCGGTGTTGACGTCGGTTCTGACACCATCAAACATATCTGATGAAATCAAAGGGGTGTATTCGGTTGTTGCCAAAGCAAGGCCAGTGATCCCGAAAAGGATCAATGAAACAACGCTGAGGATTCGCTTAAGAAAACACATAGCGTATCACCTCACTGTTGATTAATATGGAAACCGAAAACTGCGTGGTTTCCTGATTATCAAGACCCATCTTTAACCAACTTAAAGACGACCTTGACACGCTTCCTTTGTTATATTTCAGACCGCCGATCAGGGTTGTTTCACCGGCCCTGAACACGATTTGATTGTCAATTTTGCGAATGGAAATTTGGGGTTGCCTGACAAGATTCGGTTCCGTGCCCACTTCAAGAAATTCAATCAGGCTCTGGATGTTCCCGGTAAACTGGGTTGAGATGATGTTCCCGGATACCGAGGGTTTGAGTTTTAAAATAAGACCGGACGACACGGTATCGAATTCATAGCCCTGGGCCACGGTATCTGTCGCGCCGTCAATGGATGACACGGTAATTTCCTTGACGTAGGGGATTTTTTCCGACACATCAAGCTCGGCGGTGGAACCGTTCATGACAGAGATCCGGGCGGACTGAAGCACGGTAAAATCCTTTAATTCGTCCAGGGATTCAACCACGGATTGCAATGATAGGTGACCGCCGCCAAGGTTCAGGGCGAAGCCGTCATCCGAGCCGGTGACAGAAAATTTAAGCGGATCTTCATACAGGTCCGTTAAGCTGGCAGCCAATTGTGACCAATCAATGCCGTGTTTGTATGTGTGGCTGTCCTGGGATTCAAGGATCATGATGTCGAATACAACTAAGGTAAGATACGGATTATTTTTGAAATAATCGTAAATGGTCAGGTATGTATAATAGTCCGTGTTAAAAACGATCCGTGATGAGAGTTCATCATAGAACGAGTTCTGGACCCCGAAAGAGTTTAATAATTTGATCAGGTTTTCCTGGGTGCCGGGCATCAGCACCTTTACATAGGCCGGGGACGTTTTACGGATGATCAACACACCCTGTTTGTATTTAAAAAATAGACCATGGCTGATTTGAAGGGATTGAAGCAGGGTTTTCAGGGTGCCGTGGTACGCGGGCATGGAAACGGTTTGGAGCCTGGGCGTTTCCTTTTTCTCGGTGGCAAGGTTTGTGGCATCCTTGGTTTCCGTGGGCTGTTCAATGTAACACCCGATATCGGCCACAATGTTTATGCCCTGATCAATAAGGATCTGGAAGAAATCACACAGGGGGACCGGTGCGGTTAAATTGATTGAAACCTGGATATCATCGGGGATTTTGTCCAGATCATCATCGAACTTAATAAAATCTTTGACCACAACCTCTTTCACGGTTGATGCATTGCGGTGAATATCAAAGGGCTTGTGTTCATTGTACACCGGCACTTTAAAGGAAGGGTGTGCACAGCCGGCACAGAAAAATAATGTCGTTATCAGATAAAAATATTTCATTGGGTCACCAAAATAGATCCGTCGATTTTTGATTTAAAAATCTTTTTCGAGTTAATCACGCCTACCAATACGTAGTCCGTTAAAGGCGCTGCCTGGCCGGAATATCCCGGTTCCTGATCCGGGGTATCAGGCTGAAAGTCCTGGGTTAAAGCTTGTTGCCTTTTTTCTTCAATGGAATCTGAAATGGCCTGGGTGCCGAACAGGTCACCGCTTAACAGGCTTGACTGGCTTAAAAAATAGATGAAAAGGCATAGAACAAAGGGGATCGCATAAAATATGGGGTGTTTCAGGATATTGGCCGGTTTTTCAATGCCTATTTCTTTGGTGCCATCCTTAAAATAGCTTTTGTAGCACTTGAATATTTTGGGATCATAGGAACAGGTTTTCTGGCCGATTTGATCAAGGGAGGGGCCGTAATAGCAAAAGCGGACATATTTTTTCTTGACCAGGTTGCCGAACATGTTCAGCTTTTTGTAACGGTAGGTGAATTCAATCAAGGACCTGACAGAGCTTTCGATACGTTCAACGTTTTGGGTGATAAGAATCAGGTCAACGCCCATATGACGGTGTTCACTGGCCCATTTGCCAAAGGCTCTGTTTGTTTTGGTTTGCCAGTCCCGGGAATTAAAGAAATTCTGGGCTTCGTCAATGATGACCAGATCGCCCGGGCTGGTATGGTCCCAGAATTCGGTGATCTGGTGATTTGGCAGAGCGACAAGTCTTTCTTTGAGCTGACTGTCTTCAAGATTGAGGAAGTGTTTTATGATTTCCTGTTTTTCTTCCTGATCCGGGCCGGAGATGTTCGTTAAAATGCGTCTGCCCTGGGAAAGGTTGTCCAGGAGTTTGCGCATGGCATCATAGGTTTTACCGGCACCGGGAAGTCCTTCGTAACAGGAAATCATGGTTAGACCCTTGTGAATGCTGCCGGAATAAGGTTCAGGGTCAAACGGATCAGACAGGCTGCGGCCAGCATGCTCAGGCATTGGGCAATGTTCAGCTTGTAGAGGATGTATAAAATCTGATCCGGTAAAAGGTTCCAGTTCCCGAATGAAGAAAGGGCGGTCACCTGGGCGAAGTCGATCGCTGAAATAATGGTTTCAATGATGCTGAAGAATGCATCCATACTCAGATAAACAATTTCGGACAACAGGTATAAGATACCGTCAAGAACCCAATTGATAAAGTCAGTGAGCATTCCCCAGAAATTGGAACAAAAATCTATTATTTTATGAATCATGTTATGCCTTTTTCAGAACCAGAATTTTAAAGCATGCAAAGCTTGTCACTAACAAAAGAACGGACCGTAAAATTCCCCAGACATTGTCGTAATCCGAATAATCTATGGAGGCCGTTTGTTCGCTGGAAGAACCCCATTTACCGATATCAACAGTTTGTACAGAAGAACCGGAACCGGACGGCCCGGCGAAGATGTCAAAAGGAAGGCTGAATAGATCGGATTCTTTTACCGTGGTGATGAACAGATCATATCTGTCAGAGTATTTTGTTTTGATTGCCGTTAAGGTGTCTGTTTCGTCCAGGGCGGGGATATTATCTGTGATGGTCGTATCTATGGTTTGGCCGGAGTCGATTAAATTGTCTCCAACGGCCTGACCTATTTCATCGGCGGTGGGTGTGTTTACGGAAACAACAGCGCCGCCGGATGATGTAGAAGAGGTTTTTCCGGCTTTATCATTGATCTTGGCAAGGTAATCGTTTGTTATCCCCAGGTATTTTTGAATATTTTCTAAATTTGTATTGGTTGACGCGGTGTTCTTAATGATTTTATCCAAACGGCCTGAATCGGCATCATTTGAATCCGGCTGTTCTGACGGGGCTTGCTGGGTTTCCGGTTTTTTTGCTTGTGTCTGATCATCTTCAGCGTCTCTATAATCTTTGAAGGGATCGGTGGACCCGGGGATAATCGTGCCGTCATCTTGAATCTCAACTGGGCTGTTTTTTTTGGTAATGTTTAAATCATCAATGTCTAATTTTTCTAAGGATGCGGCAAGATCTTCGGCGGTTTGATAGGTTACAAGATCCCCGGTAACCGAATCAATTGTATAACCTTCAAAGTCGGTGGGCATTGTGCCGAACGAATATTGATTGCCTTCACTATCTTGGATAACACCGGCGACGACTTTATTATTTTCATCATAGCAGACAGAAACAATGGCGGCTTTATAGGATTCTGATGAATCGGGTTTTAAATCGAAATCATCTGATATGCCATCATTATCTAAATCTTGAATATCGGTATACAAACCAGATTCAATAGATGCAGGGGGAATATAAACAAAACCAATATATGGACCAGAGGGAGCAGTATCAAGATTTCGATATAAAGAGGCTCCACCCTGGCAATGACTTGCTAATGTGTAAAAAGAATAACCAGATGGGACTAAATTAGAATAATCTGAGTCACCTGAATAAAATATAATATTTGATACATTAAATGTCTCAACAGCATTATAAATGCCAGAAGAACAAGCACCAGTGGAAGGATAATATCGAATTGCGTTTGCAGAATAAGCCAAAGAAAACCAAATAAAAGGAATACAAAACCCAATCAAAAAATATAATATTTGTTTCATGTTTCCTCTATATGAGTTGCCCCTGTTCATAAAAGCCCCTGTCCAAATCAGTGCCGTGCCCCTCAATTCATGTTGAAAAACAGGAAAAAGAGGAGCGGCACATGTATTGCGGGTTGTCCGCATTAGTCGTTTTCCTGTTCCTGCCAGTAAACGCGGCCATTGAATTCCTGAAACGAGATGGAATTGGAATAGGGCGTCATTTCCGTTGAATTGTCGAAAATCTCCTTGGAGACTTTTATCTTCAAAACTTTTTCCAGACCTTTGACGGCAACGGCCAGGTGAAACGTTTCATCACCGGTTTTCGTGGTTCCGGCGATCTTCTGAATAATCAACCCTTTTATGGTTAAGCCCATGTCTATGTTCGGCATGGGAACGACCTTTTTCTCTTTTTCGTCTGACATCTTTTCTGCTGGTAAAGCCATTTTTAAAAACTCCTTTGTTGAATGTTATCCCGGCACACCGACCGGGTTTAAATTATTGCGGTTAAAAACAATCTGTACTTTTTGGAACAGTTCTTCCTCGTAATGATTGAGCCGGAACTGCAACTCTCTCCAGACCCGACTTGACGCCATTGTTGCGATCTGCCTGAAATCGTCTACGCTTCTGAGTGATGCGGCACAGGCCGATATAAGGCAGCCGACACCTTGATCGAATAAAGCTTCAACATTGTCATATTGAGCCTTTTCACGTTTCCTCCAGAGGTTTGGGTTTTCGTTATCGAAAGAGACACGCTGAACAAGTTTCCAGAAAGGGGAGGTAACTGCATCACGGGACTGATGATTGTTGGATCTGTCAACGTCATGTTCACAGTGTTTGGCCCAAAGTTTCGATGAATACGCCCACAGGCCATTCAGGGATTTTTTAAG
This window contains:
- a CDS encoding site-specific integrase; the encoded protein is MDYSQSNFSLKTYKEKKGAFAGLFKGMDADLSPDSITPGVAMKYLMEQANNRSGNAANKDRKNLAAGWEWGRKYISGFPLETQNPFKAVDKFPEKRSPRYVPPERDFWKIYSETKGQDQVMLLTFLHLAARRKEVFNLTWEDIDFENSLIRIWTSKRKGGTKEFDWLPMTSELRMVLSEWWLQRPVKESPYVFICLNKENFCEAYFGKPYTNRQHFMKKLCKRAGVKVFGFHAIRHLTASILYHKGYDVSVIQSILRHKSPTTTNRYLKSLGLEATRDALEKGLSGPGTVIPFKTKRA
- a CDS encoding DUF2523 family protein; translation: MIHKIIDFCSNFWGMLTDFINWVLDGILYLLSEIVYLSMDAFFSIIETIISAIDFAQVTALSSFGNWNLLPDQILYILYKLNIAQCLSMLAAACLIRLTLNLIPAAFTRV
- a CDS encoding PLDc N-terminal domain-containing protein, yielding MTPKELVLYVLLIVGISFALTMLALVDLLKKDFSTPKEKFVWHLVAIVPVIGWLFYFALGAKKGTRKNFDAK
- a CDS encoding TraX family protein, whose protein sequence is MIKLVAFITMVIDHSAIFFFPEHEFIMRSLGALSFPLFAFFITQGLKYTKDLQLYIICLVTCAGVTQPLFNILFPDLHRLNDLYTLLFGLIILVLHERYGCQAFYLTLLLVLSNVVSIYIFIVFAIYFLHHRPVYLLGAMTAFYLLVYYLSGAAYVLFGPAAVFLMYSRATIPLPRMIQKYFYYVAYPGHFLIIILINSIRCPATT
- a CDS encoding zonular occludens toxin domain-containing protein, producing MPEHAGRSLSDPFDPEPYSGSIHKGLTMISCYEGLPGAGKTYDAMRKLLDNLSQGRRILTNISGPDQEEKQEIIKHFLNLEDSQLKERLVALPNHQITEFWDHTSPGDLVIIDEAQNFFNSRDWQTKTNRAFGKWASEHRHMGVDLILITQNVERIESSVRSLIEFTYRYKKLNMFGNLVKKKYVRFCYYGPSLDQIGQKTCSYDPKIFKCYKSYFKDGTKEIGIEKPANILKHPIFYAIPFVLCLFIYFLSQSSLLSGDLFGTQAISDSIEEKRQQALTQDFQPDTPDQEPGYSGQAAPLTDYVLVGVINSKKIFKSKIDGSILVTQ
- a CDS encoding lytic murein transglycosylase, whose protein sequence is MKNFDPSSKFILNVVVALVFCYFSVSICYAQQGAESDGAGPPNDFERLTQRLVQDGFDSEKTKALFGNEAVSFDPGGVSLFFVHSESSLNYDQFSSPKSIANARTYMITHKASLDKAQEEFSVDKTIITAILLVETRLGTYLGKRTVINTLATMAALTDKELAERVWLAISDNKKPERAVFDKKVDQKSSWGYEELKALISYADREGIDPVTVKGSYAGAMGIPQFMPSNALMLARDGNQDGKVDLFDHDDAIFSVASYLKHHGWKSGLSRQRQHEVLFQYNHSNYYVDALLKISDKLK